TGCAAATCCTCTGGAGCGCGTTGCGGCCCGCCCCAATGGGAATCCCCCCACTTCTAGAGAGTCCTGGAAGACTTTTGCTGACCCTGCCGGAATACTTGCAGGATCCGCGTTTGGAACCAGTCATGCATCGGGCCTTCAAACAGTGGCAACAACAGCTCGAACAGGCCGGTTGGCAGTGGCTGGAAACACCCTTGCCGATTCCCCTCGTGGAAATTCGCCGCCATCACGCCGTCATCCTCGCAGTGGAAGCAGCCGCCTTTCACCACGGGCGCTGGCAGCGGCATCCCGACGACTATCCGCCCAAAATCACACAATTGATCCGCGACGGACTGAACCACTCGGCCTGGAGCTATCACGAGGCCCGGCAACACCTCCGCCAAGCTCGGCGGGAAATCGATGCATGGCTGCTGCGCGCCGGCGGCTGGCTTGCACTGCCAGCAACCCCTGGCACCCCTCCACCGCGGGACACCACAGGCGATCCCGCCTTCCAATCCCCCTGGAGCTACCTGGGACTGCCGGTGGTCACGTTTCCCATCGCCTGGACTTCCGACGGGTTGCCGCTGGCGGTGCAACTCATCGGTCCTCGTTGGCAGGAGGAAGCCTTGTTGTCCCTCGCTCAGCAACTGAGCCAAACCGTTCCCTGTCCGCCCCGCCGTTTGCCGGTGTAAGAAGGGAAGTAGGTTGTCTGTGTCCTTCTCTTCCCATGTCCGAAGGGGGTACCATGGTACAGACCCGCCATGTGGAAATCAACCACCAACTTGTCGTGTATTCCAATCCTCCTTCTTCGGTATGGTAATGTAACTGTAGGTGCCCTACCCGCACCGAAAATAACGTGCCTATGGGAATCCCGGCATGACCTTTTTTGCGGACTATCTGGATATCCTGTACGAGGACAATCACTGCCTGGCGTTGAATAAGCCCGCCGGCTGGCCCACCACCCACTATCAGGGGAAGGAAGAGACGGTTGATCGACTGGTCAAAAGCTATCTCAAGGAGAAGTATCGTAAGCCGGGCAACGTTTTCCTCGGAGTGGTGCATCGGTTGGATAAACCGGTTACTGGTGCCTTGCTTTTCGCGCGGACCAGCAAGGCGGCGGCCCGCCTGTGCGAACAATTCCGCCTCGGCGCGGTTGAGAAGGTGTACTGGGCCGTCGTCGAGGAACCCGCCCTCTGTCCCACTTCCACGAAGGCTCCTTGGCAGCGGCAGGAGAGCGGCATCCTGGAGGATTGGCTAATAAAAGAGCCAGCCGTGCCGCGCGTGGCGGTGACTCCGGCGCCCACACCGCGTTCCCAACGCGTGAGCGTGATGTTCCAAGTCAAGGCTCGGCACCAGCGGCTAATCCTCTTGGAGTTACGTCCTCATACCGGCCGCAAACACCAGCTCCGCGTCCAACTGGCCTCCCGCGGCTACCCGATCTACGGGGACAACAGATACGGCAGCCCCTACCGCTTGGGCCACGCCATCGCCCTGCATGCCCGAAGCCTGACTTTCTTCCATCCCACGACGCGGGAGCCGATCACGATCACCGCCCCCCTGCCCCGTTACTGGCTGGGGCGCTTCGCCTACCTGCTGCAAAACGTGTCCCTGTGAAAACCGCCTTGTTTCTCCATTCGGACTTGTCTCTTTCATAGACTTGGCGGCACAGCCAACTCTCCCACGACGGCATAAACTGACCGGAACCGTTGAACTCGTCACGCCAAGCCGGTGAGCAACCGGTGGACTCTTAGTTAGCCATGCAAGCTGGAATGCGTCTGAGTTCTCCGCCCCCGCTCAACGTCCTCCCAGGGATCATTCACACCGATCCTGGTCGGCGGGGTTTGAGTCGCAATCCACACGGCAATCTGTTCACCGCTACGGCAACGGATTTGGCCTCGGCGTGCCAGAACCTCACGCATCACCCCGCCCCTCGCTTGGCCATCGTGACGGGCTTTTTTATCCCTACTGCCGACCCGCCCGGTCACGAAACCGATGGTCCCCTCGGTGCCTTATTCCTGCTGAGGACCTGCGCTGCGCTGGGGATTCCCGCTCGGATTGCCACGGATCCGCCGGGCATCGCCGCCATGCGCGCGGGACTGCGCCACTGTGACCTGCCGGGAGATTGGCTCTGTGAACTGCCCCCTCCTACTGCGGACGCCTGGGATAGGCCTTCATCTCATCTGCTGGGATACTTTCCAACCCATTACGTCTTTATCGAACGAGCCGGACCCAATGCCGAGGGTCGATGCCTGACGATGCGCGGCGTGGACATTACCGAACAGATGGGACCTGTCCACCGCTGGATTGACAATGCAAATCCGGCAGCAGACGCCAATAACTCCCCCGTGACAATTGGCATTGGAGATGGGGGGAATGAAATCGGCATGGGCAAGATCGACCCGGCAATCCTGGCGGACAACATTCCCCTGGGACGGCAGATTCATTGCCGGATTGCCACCGATTACCTGATCGTCGCCGGAGTGAGCAATTGGGGAAGTTACGCTCTGGCGGCCGGTTTGTTTCTCTTGCGTCGACAAAAGCCGCCGCCGGGATTGTTCGATCCCCAAGCGGAGCGCCATCTTCTGGAAATAATGGTCCGTGAGGGTCTACTGGTGGACGGTGTGACAGGGCGGCCTGAGGTGAGTGTGGATGGGTTGGCGTGGGAGGCGTACATTGAGCCGCTGATACGGATGCGGGAGATGCTAGCATGGTGAACCCTTCCAAGTGGCAACGGGCGACCGGGGCGGAGGTTCGGCAGGCCTGCCGCCGCGGCGAACTTAGCGGACCGACGAGCGGCTTAGCGCTGGGATATGTTCAGGCCAATTTGGTCATCTTGCCGCGCGATTGGGCCTTCGACTTTTTGCTCTTCTGCCAGCGGAACCCACAGGCCTGTCCGATCCTGGAGGTCACCGATCCCGGCGATCCGGAAGCCCGGCTGGTCGCCCCCGGCAGCGATCTGCGCACCGACCTGCCGGCCTACCGCATCTGGGAACGCGGAGAATGCGTGGCGGAAGTCTCGGAGATCGCCAGATGGTGGCGCGAAGACTCGGTCGCTTTTCTTCTAGGCTGCTCTTTCACCTTCGAGGCCGCCCTCCTGCAAGCGGGTCTGCGCGTGCGGCACATCGAACTTGGCCGCAATGTGCCCATGTTCCGCACCAACATTCCGTGCCAAGCCGCCGGGCGCTTCCACGGCCCGTTGGTGGTGTCCATGCGGCCTTTCCCGCCTCAACATGTCATCCGGGCGATTCAGATCACCCGGCGCTATCCACGCGCACATGGCGCTCCGGTCCATTTAGGCCAGCCCGCGGCGATCGGTATCTCTGACCTTCTCCGTCCGGACTATGGCGATCCGGTCCCCGTCGAAGCCGATGAAATTCCGCTATTCTGGGCCTGCGGCGTCACCCCGCAAGCCGCGTTGTTACACGCCCGCCCCCCACTGGCCATCACCCACAAGCCGGGCCACATGTTTGTGACGGACCTGCTGGACAGCCAGTTGGATGAAGCGATATAGCACGCGAACCCAAACTCTCCAAATTGGGGAGGGAAAAAGCCCGATCTCGGACGGAATCCGGTCCCAGGAAATACACGACTCCGATCCTACCCATGAATGAGCTTTTTTTGTCCCAGCCATGAAAGAGCGTGTTTTGGTCTCATGGAGCAGTGGTAAGGATTCCGCCTGGATGCTCCATGTCTTGCGCCAGCGGGACGACGTCGAAGTGGTCGGCCTATTGACAACCGTCAATGAGGCCTTCGGCCGCGTGGCCATGCATGGAGTGCGTCGGGAGGTTCTCCGGGCACAGGCTCGCGCCGCTGGTTTGCCTCTCTGGGAAATCCCCTTGCCCTGGCCGTGCAGCAACGCCGAATACGAGGAGCGTATGCTCCGCTGGTGCACTTGTGCCCGCCAAGCCGGCATCACAGCCGTCGCCTTCGGGGATCTGTTCCTGGAGGATGTCCGAGCTTATCGGGAACAACAGTTAAGCCAAGTGGGTTTGCGACCGCTATTCCCCCTGTGGGGACGTCCCCAAGACACAGCGGCACTGGCGGAAACTATGCTGGCGGCAGGACTGCAAGCCGCGGTAGTATGCATCGATCCCCGGCGCTTGGACCCGCCCCAACGGTGGATCGGCCGGTGGTACACGCGGCAATTCCTCCAGGACCTTCCCTCCGATGTGGACCCCTGTGGCGAACAGGGCGAGTTTCACACCCTCTGCGTGGCCGGGCCGATGTTCCGCTATCCCGTGCAAATCACACTGGGAACAGCGGTCGAACGCGACGGTTTCTGGTTCATCGACAGCCAACTTGCCTCGGAATGAGAGGACTCGTTCACCCAAAAAACAGTTTCTCTCACGCGAGCACAGATGGAGGTGTGGAGATGACGGCGGATGGCTGAACTCGTCGGTCAAGGAAAGGAAGTTGAAGTGAAGTAGAAGAAAAGGTTTGAGTAACAGCCGACGGAGAGGGAGGAAGGAACGTTGTAAAATCGAAGAACCCCGGTTCGGTATGGAACCGGGGTTCTGGGAAGGAAGAAGGTGCCGGCAATGACCTACTCTCGCCCTGGACGGACTACCATCGGCCCCTAAGCGTTTCACGGCCGTGTTCGGAATGGGAACGGGTGTTTCCGCTAGGGTATGGTCACCGGCATAGTCGGTAGCGCTTGCAGAGGGCAAGCGGGAGTGTGTTTGGGAATATCTGGCAGGCAGAGGGACACGAGAGAGTGAGCAATGCGGCCAAGCGCTCGGCTGTTAGTACCGGTTAGCTGAGTGCATTGCTGCACTTGCACGTCCGGCCTATCAACCTGGTCGTCTTCCAGGAGCCTTCGCCTTTCGGCAGGAAACCTGATCTTGGGGGAGGTTTCACGCTTATATGCTTTCAGCGTTTATCCCGTCCACACGTGGCTACCCAGCGGTGCCGCTAGCGCGACAACTGGCACACCAGAGGTGTGTCCCTCCCAGTCCTCTCGTACTAGGGAGAAAGCCCCTCAAGTTTCCTCCGCCCACAGCAGATAGGGACCGACCTGTCTCACGACGGTCTAAACCCAGCTCACGTACCGCTTTCATCGGCGAACAGCCGAACCCTTGGGAGCTTCTCCACCCCCAGGATGCGATGAGCCGACATCGAGGTGCCAAACCTCCTCGCCGCTATGGACGCTCAGAGGAGATAAGCCTGTTATCCCCGGAGTACCTTTTATCTGTTGAGCGATGGCCCTTCCATACGGAACCACCGGATCACTATGCCCAACTTTCGTCTCTGCTTGTCCCATCGGACTCGCAGTCAAGCACCCTTCTACCATTGCGCTCGCTGCCCGATTGCCAACCGGGCTGAGGGTACCTTTGGACTCCTCCGTTACCTTTTAGGAGGAGATCGCCCCAATCAAACTGCCCACTTAGCACTGTCCTGGGTGCTGCACACACCCAGTTAGAATTCAAGCACAGCAAGGGTGGTGTTTCAGGGTCGGCTCCCCGCCACCCGAAAGTGGCGGTTCGTAGCCTCCCACCTACGCTACGCATGCTGGGCCTAAACCCAATACCAAGCTGCAGTAAAGGTTCACGGGGTCTTTCCGTCTAGCTGCGGGTATGTCGCATCTTCACGACAACTACAATTTCACCGAGTCGCTCGTGGAGACAGTGCTCCAGTCGTTACGCCATTCATGCAGGTCGGAACTTACCCGACAAGGAATTTCGCTACCTTAGGACCGTCATAGTTACGGCCGCCGTTTACTGGAGCTTCGGTTGCGAGCTTCGCCTTGCGGCTAACCCGCTTCCTTAACTTACCAGCACCGGGCAGGCGTCAGTCTGTATACAGCGGCTTACGCCTTGGCACAGACCTGTGTTTTTAGTAAACAGTCGCCAGAGCCCTTTCACTGCGGCCTCACCGGAGTGAGGCACCCCTTCTCCCGAAGTTACGGGGTCAACTTGCAGAGTTCCTTCACGAGCGTTCTCTCGAGCGCCTGAGAATCTTCATCCCGCCTACCTGTGTCGGTTTGTGGTACGGTTTCTCACGCGGTTTTCTTGGCTGGCCGTTGGCGGATATCGGGATCATAAGCGCCCTGAGGTCATCTGTTTGACCTACACCGTCATTGGCCAGCGTCCCATCTTGCGTGAGGAGCGCAGGAATATTAACCTGCTCCCCATCCCCTACGCCTTTCGGCCTCGGGTTAGGCACCGGCTAACCCTGGGCGGATTTACCTTCCCCAGGAAACCTTAGGCTTTCGGCGAACGGGATTCTCACCCGTTTTATCGTCTACTCATTCCGGCATATTCACTTGCCTGCGCTCCACGGCTCGTTGTCCGTACCGCTTCGCTGCGCAGGCAACGCTCTCCTACCGCAGTCGTACGACTGCCCACCGCTTCGGCGACGTGCTTAGTCCCGTTCATTATCGGCGCAGGATCCCTCGACCAGTCCGCTATTACGCGTTGTTTAAATGGTGGCTGCTTCTAAGCCAACATCCTGGCTGTCTCAGGGATCCAACTTCCTTTCGCACTGAGCACGTCTTGGGGGCCTTAGCGGGTGATCTGGGTTGTTCCCCTCTCGACGATGAAGCTTATCCCCCACCGTCTAGCTGCCCGGACTTGCACCGTGGTATTCGGAGTTTGGCTCCGACGGGTAGCCGGGTAGGCCCCCGTTCGGAATCAGTCGCTCTACCCCCACGGCCAACTATCCGGACGCTAACCCTAAAGTTATTTCGGAGAGAACGAGCTATCTCCACGTTTGGTTAGACTTTCACTCCTCCACACAGCTCATCCCCTAGTTTTTCAACACTAGTGGGTTCGGACCTCCATTGGGTGTTACCCCAACTTCATCCTGGCCATGTGTAGGTCACGTGGTTTCGCGTCTACCGCACCCAACTGTACGCCCTTGTCAGACTCGCTTTCGCTGCGGCTACGGGCCAGAGACCCTTAACCTTGCTGGATACGGTAAGTCGCCGGATCATTATGCAAAAGGCACGCCGTCAGGCAATTCCCCTTACGGGGCATAGCCCTCCGACCGCTTGTAGGCATGTGGTTTCAGGTTCACTATCCTCCCCTTGCGGGGTTCTTCCCATCTTTCGCTCACGCTACTGGTTCGCTATCGGTCGCCAGAGAGTACTTAGCCTTGGGAGATGGTCCTCCCGGATTCAGACCCACTTCCACGTGATGGGTCCTACTCAGGATCCCGCGCGGCCCGCGTCCCTTTCGCGTACGGGGCTTTCACCCTCTTTGGCCGGCCATTCCAGACCGTTCTGCTAAGGACTTGGGATCCGCTGGTGCGGTCCTACAACCCCACAGGGTTGCCCCTGTGGTTTGGGCTGGTCCGCTTTCGCTCGCCGCTACTGACGGAGTCGAGGTTTCTTTCTTTTCCTCCGGGTACTGAGATGTTTCAGTTCCCCGGGTTAGCTCGGGGATTCCGGGATCAACGCTCGTTGACAGCTCCCCCGGACTTATCGCAGTCTTCCACGCCCTTTCGCCTTCTGGCGCCGAGACATCCCCCACACGCCCTTACTAGCTTGGCCGCATCGCTCACCCCCTCGCGGTCAGCTCACGCCCCGCGGGAAGCTCGCAACCGGCCCACCCTGCACCTCGGGAAGAAAGGGCAGGGGTGTTTGCTCGCTTCTCAGGCTCGTGTCGTGTCGCAAACCGTTCCGGCTTCAGGAATCAGCCATCGCATGCATGCCGCATACGCGGCTCATCCCCTTCGCCTTCCCGGCTTGCTTCGATGCTCTTCTTGCCTGCCAGATTGTCAAACATCCACCCCGATAGTTTCACCGCTACCGGATCCCATTCTTGGGATGCTTAGTTTATGCCACCGGCTGCAAGGCGTCCACTCTTTTTTTCGACGTTTCTTGCCGCCGGTGCGGAAATCTTAGGCGTCCAGGCTCCCGGTGTCAAGCGGACGAAAACAATTTTTTCTCGACTCCCTCAAAACCCCTTCATTTGCAGCACTTCTGCGCTTCCAGCCCGCGGACGTATGCATGCTCACTTGCCGACCAGGACCTCATTTTCCTGCTCTCGGTCTCGGCGGCGGCAAAGGATGGAGGAATGCCCCGTGGCGGTGTCTCTCTGGTAGGAAAACACCCTTCCAGACACCCCTCCGGCCCGTTATCAAACATGTAGGGGCATGACACAACTCTATCCGGTCACGGAATCTTTTTTGCTTCGAGTCGTGGCGTTCGCGGTGATAGGATGAAGACGAGGGGGACCCCAACGTGACCACCGTGCATTTTCGCTATTTCTGGCCTTTTGTCCTGGTGACGGCTTGTCTGGTGGGTTTGTGCGTGGTGGTGGCGGTGTCGCTTTTCCGCCAGCAAGCCACCATCACCGTGGCGCTGCGGGAGAATGTGACGACCCGGCGGGCGGCGTCGGACTTACGCGGCTGCTTGAACACCCTGATCGCTCTTGAGACGCACCATGTCGAGGCGGTCTCGGACCTGCATGCTCGCGCCGTGGTGTATATCGCGGAAATTCGCCAAACGGCCAATCAACCGGAGGAGCAGGCATTAGCGGCCCGACTGGAAGAGAACTTCTCCCGCTATCTGGAAATGTGGCAATCGTTACCACCGGCTCCCGATCCGCGCCACGCCAGCCGACTGATGGAAGCGACGCAATACCTGGAGACCCAAGTGCTGGCCCCCTGCCGGGACATCGAGAACTTCAACGATCGCCAAATGGCTCAGACGGCGGAACAGCATGAGCGGGTGCTCGGCCAATTGGCCTGGGGTATGGCGGGGATTGGCGCCTTGGGCGGCTTTGCCGGTTTGGTCTTCGGTTATGGTGTGGCTCGCGGCTTGAGTCAGTCGATCCACCGCTTGCAAGTGCGCATTGCCGATGCGGCTGGTAAACTGGAACCGATTCCTTTGCCCGAAATCGTCTTTGTCGACGAGCCGGGGTTCCAGGGTCTCAATGAACAGGTGGACCGGCTGACGTCCCGCATTGAGCAAGTCGTCCATCAGCTCCAGCAGCGGGAGCGGGAGGTGCTGCGTGCCGAGCAATTGGCGGCGGTCGGCCAACTGGCCGCGGGGGTCGCCCATGAGATTCGCAACCCCTTGACCGCCATTAAGATGCTGGTGCAGAACGCCTTGGAAGCCTCCGATGGCGGCGGGCTGTCGGCGGATGATCTGCTCATTGTCGAAGCGGAAATCCGGCGGATGGAGCGTTCCCTCCAGGCTTTTTTGGAGTTTGCCCGGCCCCCCAAACCCGAACGCCGGCTGGTCGAACTCCGGGCGATCTTGGGGAATGTGGCCGCTCTGGCCCGCGGGCGTGCCGACAAGCAGAGGGTGCAGGTGCGGCTGGACACCCCGCCGCAGCCGGTCACGCTTCTCGCCGACCCAAACCAGCTCCAGCAGTTGTTCGTCAACTTGGTGCTCAACGCTCTCGATGCGATGCCCAACGGCGGAACCTTGACCATTCAAGTTCACCAGAACAAAGGTTCCGTTATCGTGGAGGTCCACGACACGGGAGCGGGCTTACCGGAGGAGTTGATGGATCGGCTTTTCGAGCCATTTGTGAGCAACAAAGAGACCGGCTTGGGCTTGGGGCTGCCGATTTCCCGGCGGATTGCGGAAGATCATGGAGGGAGCATCCAGGCGGCCCAACGCGCGGGAGGGGGGGCGAGCTTCATCGTGACGCTGCCGGTCGTCGAGTCCCCGGAGGGATAAGGTGCGATGCCTGTGCTGTTAGTCGTGGACGATGAACCGGCCATCCGCCATGCCTTTCAACGGGTGTTCCGGGAGACCGAGTTCACCATCCGCTTGGTCGCCACCGCGGCGGAGGCTTTGGAGCAAGCGGGCCGCGAGCGCCCGGATGTGATCGTCTTGGACGTGCATTTGCCCGATGCAACAGGACTGGAGACCTTCCGCCGCCTCCGATCCCTGGATGCCCGCATTCCGATCATCCTCATCACGGGTCATG
This Thermogemmata fonticola DNA region includes the following protein-coding sequences:
- a CDS encoding sensor histidine kinase, giving the protein MTTVHFRYFWPFVLVTACLVGLCVVVAVSLFRQQATITVALRENVTTRRAASDLRGCLNTLIALETHHVEAVSDLHARAVVYIAEIRQTANQPEEQALAARLEENFSRYLEMWQSLPPAPDPRHASRLMEATQYLETQVLAPCRDIENFNDRQMAQTAEQHERVLGQLAWGMAGIGALGGFAGLVFGYGVARGLSQSIHRLQVRIADAAGKLEPIPLPEIVFVDEPGFQGLNEQVDRLTSRIEQVVHQLQQREREVLRAEQLAAVGQLAAGVAHEIRNPLTAIKMLVQNALEASDGGGLSADDLLIVEAEIRRMERSLQAFLEFARPPKPERRLVELRAILGNVAALARGRADKQRVQVRLDTPPQPVTLLADPNQLQQLFVNLVLNALDAMPNGGTLTIQVHQNKGSVIVEVHDTGAGLPEELMDRLFEPFVSNKETGLGLGLPISRRIAEDHGGSIQAAQRAGGGASFIVTLPVVESPEG
- a CDS encoding RluA family pseudouridine synthase, translated to MTFFADYLDILYEDNHCLALNKPAGWPTTHYQGKEETVDRLVKSYLKEKYRKPGNVFLGVVHRLDKPVTGALLFARTSKAAARLCEQFRLGAVEKVYWAVVEEPALCPTSTKAPWQRQESGILEDWLIKEPAVPRVAVTPAPTPRSQRVSVMFQVKARHQRLILLELRPHTGRKHQLRVQLASRGYPIYGDNRYGSPYRLGHAIALHARSLTFFHPTTREPITITAPLPRYWLGRFAYLLQNVSL
- a CDS encoding glutamate cyclase domain-containing protein yields the protein MRLSSPPPLNVLPGIIHTDPGRRGLSRNPHGNLFTATATDLASACQNLTHHPAPRLAIVTGFFIPTADPPGHETDGPLGALFLLRTCAALGIPARIATDPPGIAAMRAGLRHCDLPGDWLCELPPPTADAWDRPSSHLLGYFPTHYVFIERAGPNAEGRCLTMRGVDITEQMGPVHRWIDNANPAADANNSPVTIGIGDGGNEIGMGKIDPAILADNIPLGRQIHCRIATDYLIVAGVSNWGSYALAAGLFLLRRQKPPPGLFDPQAERHLLEIMVREGLLVDGVTGRPEVSVDGLAWEAYIEPLIRMREMLAW
- a CDS encoding amidase, with protein sequence MGEALRQGQLSVRQLAEQFLKRIADAEGQIHAWAAVDASGALQEAQRLDEEAQRGHWRGPLHGIPIGIKDIIDVFDLPTGCGSQRWANSYARQDAPIVRQLRQAGAVILGKTVTTPYAYLDPPPTCNPWQTERTPGGSSSGSAAAVAAGMVPLALGSQTGGSVIRPAAYCGIWALKPTFGQLSTRGILPLAPSLDHVGLMAGHLEDLQILWSALRPAPMGIPPLLESPGRLLLTLPEYLQDPRLEPVMHRAFKQWQQQLEQAGWQWLETPLPIPLVEIRRHHAVILAVEAAAFHHGRWQRHPDDYPPKITQLIRDGLNHSAWSYHEARQHLRQARREIDAWLLRAGGWLALPATPGTPPPRDTTGDPAFQSPWSYLGLPVVTFPIAWTSDGLPLAVQLIGPRWQEEALLSLAQQLSQTVPCPPRRLPV
- a CDS encoding adenine nucleotide alpha hydrolase, whose protein sequence is MKERVLVSWSSGKDSAWMLHVLRQRDDVEVVGLLTTVNEAFGRVAMHGVRREVLRAQARAAGLPLWEIPLPWPCSNAEYEERMLRWCTCARQAGITAVAFGDLFLEDVRAYREQQLSQVGLRPLFPLWGRPQDTAALAETMLAAGLQAAVVCIDPRRLDPPQRWIGRWYTRQFLQDLPSDVDPCGEQGEFHTLCVAGPMFRYPVQITLGTAVERDGFWFIDSQLASE
- a CDS encoding putative hydro-lyase → MVNPSKWQRATGAEVRQACRRGELSGPTSGLALGYVQANLVILPRDWAFDFLLFCQRNPQACPILEVTDPGDPEARLVAPGSDLRTDLPAYRIWERGECVAEVSEIARWWREDSVAFLLGCSFTFEAALLQAGLRVRHIELGRNVPMFRTNIPCQAAGRFHGPLVVSMRPFPPQHVIRAIQITRRYPRAHGAPVHLGQPAAIGISDLLRPDYGDPVPVEADEIPLFWACGVTPQAALLHARPPLAITHKPGHMFVTDLLDSQLDEAI